One genomic window of Malaciobacter molluscorum LMG 25693 includes the following:
- a CDS encoding hydrogenase large subunit translates to MKIGENLINKVKEKIAISDVYRQPEDQITITVDRNDLPEAVRILYYDLGGWLSSMVPNDERQINGNYTLYYILSMEGGKMTPDDEIVKEDKCWITVKTYIPANDPTYPSVTLKVPAAVWYEREAFDMFGLTAVGLPDPRRLMVSDDWPEGLFPLRKDSMDYRHRPNPVDHKDEPEHEFIKPEGAGVLDVPLGPLHITSDEPGHFRLYCDGDTIIDADYRLFYQHRGMEKLAENRMNYDQMGYLAERVCGICGYAHSIACIEAAEKAIGLEIPLRAQAMRVICLEIERLHSHLLNIGLACEVTGNVNAFMHIFRIREFSMELAQLVTGGRKTYGNVVVGGLRRDMTGNEIKQSLKILETIETQTNEVWDAVMDDKNQIKRWKGVGILDKQVARDFSAVGPNVRGSGFKRDSRYDHPYDFLTQLDFDIPTEDGCDVFARETVRYKELLQSVSIIRQCFEMMPGGLTVIKPQTLIKPQAFAIGNDEAPRGENIHWIMHGNAQKVYRWRCRAATYNNWPSLRYQFRGNTIADAALIVCSLDPCYSCTERVTVVDVKSNKSKILTHKDLKRYSQSLKNHPLKNL, encoded by the coding sequence ATGAAAATAGGTGAAAATTTAATTAATAAAGTAAAAGAGAAAATAGCCATTAGTGATGTATATAGACAACCAGAAGATCAAATCACAATAACTGTTGATAGAAACGATCTTCCAGAAGCGGTTAGAATTTTATATTATGACTTAGGTGGTTGGTTATCTTCTATGGTTCCAAATGATGAAAGACAAATAAATGGTAATTATACTCTTTATTATATTTTATCAATGGAAGGTGGAAAAATGACGCCTGATGATGAAATTGTAAAAGAGGATAAATGTTGGATAACAGTAAAAACATATATTCCAGCAAATGATCCAACTTATCCGTCTGTAACTCTTAAAGTTCCAGCAGCTGTTTGGTATGAAAGAGAAGCTTTTGATATGTTTGGCTTAACTGCAGTTGGTTTACCAGATCCTAGAAGATTGATGGTATCTGATGATTGGCCAGAAGGTCTTTTTCCTTTAAGAAAAGATTCAATGGATTATAGACATAGACCAAATCCTGTTGATCATAAAGATGAACCAGAACATGAATTTATAAAACCAGAAGGTGCAGGAGTTCTTGATGTTCCTTTAGGTCCTTTGCATATTACAAGTGATGAACCGGGTCATTTTAGATTGTATTGTGATGGTGATACTATTATTGATGCTGATTATAGACTTTTTTATCAACATAGAGGAATGGAAAAATTAGCAGAAAATAGAATGAACTATGACCAAATGGGTTATTTAGCAGAAAGAGTTTGTGGTATATGTGGTTATGCTCACTCAATTGCTTGTATAGAAGCAGCTGAAAAAGCAATAGGTTTAGAAATTCCATTAAGAGCACAAGCTATGAGAGTTATATGTTTAGAGATTGAAAGATTGCACTCTCATCTTTTAAATATAGGTCTTGCATGTGAAGTAACTGGAAATGTAAATGCATTTATGCATATTTTTAGAATCAGAGAATTTTCTATGGAATTAGCTCAATTAGTAACAGGTGGACGTAAAACTTATGGAAATGTTGTTGTTGGTGGACTAAGAAGAGATATGACTGGTAATGAAATAAAACAGAGTTTAAAAATTCTAGAAACAATTGAAACTCAAACAAATGAAGTTTGGGATGCAGTTATGGATGATAAAAATCAAATTAAAAGATGGAAAGGCGTTGGAATATTAGATAAACAAGTTGCAAGGGATTTTTCAGCTGTTGGACCAAATGTTAGAGGTAGTGGATTTAAAAGAGATTCACGATATGACCATCCATATGATTTTTTAACTCAACTTGATTTTGATATCCCAACTGAAGATGGTTGTGATGTATTTGCAAGAGAGACAGTTAGATATAAAGAGTTATTACAATCCGTTTCAATAATTAGACAATGTTTTGAAATGATGCCAGGAGGATTAACTGTTATTAAACCACAAACATTAATCAAACCACAAGCTTTTGCAATTGGTAATGATGAAGCACCAAGAGGTGAAAATATTCACTGGATTATGCATGGTAATGCACAAAAAGTTTATAGATGGAGATGTAGAGCAGCAACTTATAATAATTGGCCATCTTTAAGATATCAATTTAGAGGAAATACAATTGCTGATGCAGCATTAATTGTTTGTTCTTTGGACCCTTGTTATTCTTGTACAGAAAGAGTTACTGTTGTTGATGTTAAAAGTAATAAATCTAAAATATTAACACATAAAGATTTGAAAAGATATTCACAATCTTTGAAAAATCATCCATTGAAAAATCTGTAG
- a CDS encoding formate hydrogenlyase maturation HycH family protein has protein sequence MIEICKLTKRRVEPTSKELPHKYEQVKVFSMSVGHGVGTVDFMECIEKIKEEDYKNIVEQCEDYAQFKLGNLTKYFEVEIFPEHAEKLIPQMPDCSLKDIFSSLKEGFIVIRKSI, from the coding sequence ATGATTGAAATATGTAAATTAACAAAAAGAAGAGTTGAACCAACATCAAAAGAATTACCTCATAAATATGAACAAGTAAAAGTTTTTTCTATGTCAGTAGGACATGGTGTTGGGACAGTAGATTTTATGGAGTGTATAGAAAAGATAAAAGAAGAAGATTATAAAAATATTGTAGAACAATGTGAGGATTATGCACAGTTTAAATTAGGGAATTTAACTAAATATTTTGAAGTTGAAATTTTTCCTGAGCATGCAGAAAAATTAATTCCTCAAATGCCAGATTGCTCTTTAAAAGATATTTTTTCTTCTTTAAAAGAAGGGTTTATTGTTATAAGGAAAAGCATATGA
- a CDS encoding methyltransferase, with the protein MFEYYLLLTLLIIILFIVISSLRIGISPMPTSKSVKNIIVPMLQNSQKDTIIDLGSGFGTLAIFLAVNFPNKKVIGYELSFFAFLVSLILKYILRIKNLYFYKKDFLKQDLKNCDLICYLYPKGMKKLENKLFEDQINTTIISNTFAFRNIKPKKIIKDKSFINTTIYVYKT; encoded by the coding sequence ATGTTTGAATACTATTTACTTTTAACACTACTTATAATTATTTTATTTATTGTTATTAGTTCCTTAAGAATTGGTATTTCTCCAATGCCAACATCAAAATCTGTGAAAAATATAATTGTACCAATGTTACAAAATTCCCAAAAGGATACAATTATTGACTTAGGTTCAGGTTTTGGAACACTTGCAATATTTCTAGCTGTTAATTTTCCAAATAAAAAAGTAATTGGATATGAATTATCTTTTTTTGCCTTTTTAGTTTCACTAATATTAAAATATATATTGAGAATAAAAAATTTATATTTTTATAAAAAAGATTTTCTAAAACAAGATTTAAAAAATTGTGATTTAATATGCTATTTATATCCCAAGGGTATGAAAAAACTCGAAAATAAGCTATTTGAAGATCAAATAAATACTACAATAATAAGCAATACTTTTGCTTTTAGAAATATAAAACCTAAAAAAATTATAAAAGACAAATCATTTATTAATACTACAATTTATGTTTATAAAACATAA
- the fdhF gene encoding formate dehydrogenase subunit alpha, whose product MKETNVICPYCGTGCGIKLTSHDNKIVKVTGIKENPVNEGHLCLKGLYGWDYVESKDRLTKPLIRKKDGVFSKEGTFEESSWDEALSLVVSKMKEAKEAYGPDSIVGNFSARCTLEENYLAQKFMRAIIGTNNVDHCARVCHAPTVAGLAKTIGNGTATNSFTEFEEHTNCIMMIGSNPENAHPIAAMYIQRALNRGAKLIVIDPIKTEFAQKADVHIQLPAEYNIPIINALINHIIAKNLYDKEFVENYTHGFEYLKEAVKEYTPQKVSEMTGVDASLLIKAAELYATTSPAAITHGMGVTHFNHGVGNVCDISNIMLITGNIGKVGAGDLPLRGQQNVQGACDMGVLPNIFPNLKLVSSAEDKAFFEKLWDCKQPLSTEIGIHKTEVPDAIMDGRVKVFYTIGENPVMSEPNTNHFLKGISKLDFYVVQDIFMTETALKADVVLPAVSVGEKQGCYLNAERRVQLNDKTLDPKGEAKQDWQIICELAKRFGATDFNYETPEEIWNEVREADPRRFGGITYKRLRELPGIAWPCPDENHPGTPSLYMDKKFFTKDKKANLVPVIFIDNKDNTAQAEEDLRKELNIPENYPCMVGSVDEKIDEKYPISLLTTRKVYQYTVGTMTRRSKALEQGGDSHGPSAEIHPDLAKRYNLKNHDFIKVESRYGYIAVLVEVTEVVPDNTMQMAFHYWEGLCNELTSGGWDYITKTPTYKAAVRMEKITQEEYSDIVTLKKMKFKTSKIIYDDYHHA is encoded by the coding sequence ATGAAAGAAACAAATGTTATTTGTCCTTATTGTGGGACAGGTTGCGGAATAAAATTAACTTCGCATGATAATAAAATAGTAAAAGTTACAGGTATCAAAGAAAATCCAGTGAACGAAGGGCATTTATGTCTAAAAGGTTTATATGGATGGGATTATGTTGAATCAAAAGATAGATTAACAAAACCTCTAATTAGAAAAAAAGATGGTGTTTTTTCAAAAGAGGGAACTTTTGAAGAATCATCATGGGATGAAGCATTATCATTAGTTGTATCAAAAATGAAAGAAGCTAAAGAAGCATACGGACCAGATTCTATTGTTGGGAACTTTTCTGCAAGATGTACTTTGGAAGAAAATTATTTAGCACAAAAATTCATGAGAGCAATTATTGGTACAAATAATGTTGATCACTGCGCAAGAGTTTGTCATGCACCAACAGTAGCCGGTCTGGCTAAAACAATTGGTAATGGTACAGCAACAAACAGTTTTACTGAATTTGAAGAACATACAAATTGTATTATGATGATAGGTTCAAATCCAGAAAATGCACACCCAATTGCGGCTATGTATATACAAAGAGCTCTTAATAGAGGAGCAAAACTAATTGTAATTGACCCTATAAAAACTGAATTTGCACAAAAAGCAGATGTTCATATTCAACTTCCAGCTGAATATAATATTCCAATTATAAATGCATTAATTAATCATATAATTGCAAAAAATTTATATGATAAAGAGTTTGTAGAAAATTATACACATGGCTTTGAATATTTAAAAGAAGCTGTAAAAGAATATACTCCACAAAAAGTTTCTGAAATGACAGGCGTTGATGCTTCTTTATTAATTAAAGCAGCAGAACTTTATGCTACAACAAGTCCTGCAGCAATTACTCATGGTATGGGAGTTACTCACTTCAATCATGGTGTTGGTAATGTTTGCGATATTTCAAATATTATGTTAATAACTGGAAATATTGGTAAAGTTGGAGCTGGTGACTTACCATTAAGAGGTCAACAAAATGTACAAGGTGCCTGTGATATGGGTGTATTACCAAATATTTTTCCAAACTTAAAACTTGTTTCAAGTGCAGAAGATAAAGCATTTTTTGAAAAGTTATGGGATTGTAAACAACCTTTAAGTACTGAAATTGGGATTCATAAAACAGAAGTACCTGATGCAATTATGGATGGAAGAGTAAAAGTATTTTATACAATAGGTGAAAATCCAGTTATGTCTGAACCAAATACAAATCACTTCTTAAAAGGTATATCAAAACTTGATTTTTATGTTGTTCAAGATATCTTTATGACAGAAACTGCACTAAAAGCTGATGTTGTTTTACCAGCAGTTAGTGTTGGTGAAAAACAAGGATGTTATTTAAATGCTGAAAGAAGAGTGCAATTAAATGATAAAACTTTAGATCCAAAAGGTGAAGCTAAACAAGATTGGCAAATAATTTGTGAACTTGCAAAAAGATTTGGTGCAACTGATTTTAATTATGAAACACCTGAAGAAATTTGGAATGAAGTAAGAGAAGCTGATCCAAGAAGATTTGGAGGAATTACTTATAAAAGGTTAAGAGAATTACCTGGTATTGCATGGCCTTGTCCTGATGAAAATCATCCTGGAACACCAAGTTTATATATGGATAAAAAGTTTTTTACAAAAGATAAAAAAGCAAATTTGGTACCTGTAATTTTTATTGATAATAAAGATAATACAGCACAAGCAGAAGAAGATCTAAGAAAAGAGCTTAATATTCCAGAAAATTATCCTTGTATGGTAGGTTCTGTGGATGAAAAAATAGATGAAAAATATCCTATTTCTTTATTGACAACAAGAAAAGTTTATCAATATACAGTAGGAACAATGACAAGACGATCAAAAGCTCTTGAACAAGGTGGTGATTCACATGGACCATCAGCAGAGATACATCCAGATTTAGCAAAAAGATATAATCTTAAAAATCATGACTTTATAAAAGTTGAGAGTAGATATGGATATATTGCAGTTTTAGTAGAAGTAACTGAAGTGGTTCCTGATAATACTATGCAAATGGCTTTTCACTATTGGGAAGGATTATGTAATGAATTGACAAGTGGTGGTTGGGATTATATAACAAAAACTCCAACTTATAAAGCAGCAGTAAGAATGGAAAAAATTACTCAAGAAGAGTACAGTGATATTGTTACTCTTAAAAAAATGAAATTCAAAACTTCAAAAATAATTTATGATGATTATCATCACGCTTAA
- a CDS encoding potassium channel family protein — translation MKTVAIIGLGKFGFYIAKSLSRLKHTVIAVDNDEAKVQEISEYVDNAFVIDSTKKHALEEVGIYNLNTVIVSIGENIESSILTVMALKDLNNKNIIAKAITSIHGEILSKIGAFKVIYPEKLAGRLLVKKLVQNITVDEIDLSNSVKMVKFLANKKVISRSIKEIEEYYNEIRIISYKTEGIWNINPDPNYIVRKDDIIVLLGKGEIMQDLFKKICSES, via the coding sequence ATGAAAACAGTAGCTATTATAGGACTTGGGAAATTTGGATTTTATATAGCCAAATCACTTTCAAGATTAAAACATACAGTAATTGCTGTAGATAATGATGAAGCAAAAGTTCAAGAAATAAGTGAATATGTTGACAATGCATTTGTAATAGATAGTACAAAAAAACATGCTTTAGAAGAAGTAGGAATATATAATTTAAATACAGTTATTGTAAGTATTGGTGAAAATATAGAATCAAGTATCTTGACAGTTATGGCTTTAAAAGATTTAAATAATAAAAATATAATTGCAAAAGCGATTACTTCTATTCATGGTGAGATATTATCAAAAATTGGTGCATTTAAAGTAATATATCCTGAAAAACTTGCAGGAAGACTTCTTGTTAAAAAACTTGTACAAAATATAACTGTTGATGAGATAGATTTAAGTAATAGTGTAAAAATGGTAAAATTTTTAGCAAATAAAAAAGTAATATCTCGATCAATAAAAGAAATAGAAGAATATTATAATGAAATCAGAATAATTTCTTATAAAACAGAAGGTATTTGGAATATAAATCCTGACCCAAATTATATAGTAAGAAAAGATGATATAATTGTATTATTAGGAAAAGGTGAAATAATGCAAGATCTATTTAAAAAGATTTGTAGTGAAAGTTAA
- a CDS encoding formate hydrogenlyase complex iron-sulfur subunit yields the protein MKLLDMANKYGKATYNYPFQPYVVAENFRGKPSYIYENCIGCTACGVACPSNAINVKLNEDKTKLVWEFDAARCIFCGRCDEVCPTGAVVLSQEFELAVKFDKNNLKEKGELDVEYCEVCNKPFTTKRLISYNLHRLEKAGWNKETLDKKVHYIRTCPDCKRKHKVEVITQYLKRGTK from the coding sequence ATGAAACTACTTGATATGGCAAACAAATATGGAAAAGCTACATATAATTATCCTTTTCAACCATATGTAGTTGCAGAAAATTTTAGAGGTAAACCCTCATATATATATGAAAATTGTATAGGGTGTACAGCTTGTGGTGTTGCTTGTCCTTCTAATGCAATAAATGTAAAACTAAATGAAGATAAAACAAAACTTGTTTGGGAATTTGATGCTGCAAGATGTATTTTTTGTGGTAGATGTGATGAGGTTTGTCCTACAGGTGCAGTAGTTTTATCTCAAGAGTTTGAATTAGCTGTTAAGTTTGATAAAAATAACTTAAAAGAAAAAGGTGAACTTGATGTTGAATATTGTGAAGTTTGTAATAAACCTTTTACAACAAAAAGACTAATTTCATATAACTTACATAGATTAGAAAAAGCTGGTTGGAATAAAGAAACACTTGATAAAAAAGTACATTACATAAGAACTTGTCCTGATTGTAAAAGAAAACATAAAGTTGAAGTTATAACACAATATTTAAAAAGGGGTACAAAATGA
- a CDS encoding formate/nitrite transporter family protein encodes MLSPADTAQSLFSGMDHKAKMPIISIIFLSIMAGGSIAMGDIFWAHSTVGVAKASSPGIANFIGGVAFSVGLMMVVFFGGHLFTSSLMTGVSTLDQKLTFSKMIGYWIIVWIFNFIGAALVAYMYYKSQLPFKYEGEILHHFLVLGVAKSSLSFEAAFIRGIFCNVFVCMAVWAATGASDAAGKVLSIAFIIAAFVGSGYEHVVANMFIFTEALLAKAYYLHEVGGTLQALSQHVNISIDKLEALSFIKIFPNNLLPVTLGNIVGGLFFVGVIGFMSHKTDMKK; translated from the coding sequence ATGTTATCACCAGCAGATACAGCACAGTCGTTATTTAGTGGAATGGATCATAAAGCAAAAATGCCAATAATTAGTATTATATTTTTATCTATTATGGCAGGTGGTTCAATAGCAATGGGTGATATCTTTTGGGCTCACTCAACAGTTGGCGTTGCCAAAGCATCTTCTCCTGGAATTGCAAACTTCATTGGAGGTGTTGCCTTTTCAGTAGGACTTATGATGGTTGTTTTTTTTGGAGGACATTTATTTACAAGTTCTTTGATGACAGGTGTTTCAACATTAGACCAAAAACTAACATTTTCGAAAATGATTGGTTATTGGATTATCGTTTGGATTTTTAATTTTATTGGAGCAGCATTAGTTGCTTATATGTATTATAAGTCACAGCTGCCTTTTAAATATGAAGGAGAAATATTACATCATTTTCTTGTATTAGGAGTTGCAAAAAGTAGTTTATCTTTTGAAGCAGCATTTATAAGAGGAATATTTTGTAATGTTTTTGTATGTATGGCAGTTTGGGCTGCTACTGGTGCTTCTGATGCTGCAGGTAAAGTATTATCAATAGCATTTATTATTGCAGCATTTGTTGGCTCTGGTTATGAACACGTTGTTGCAAATATGTTTATATTCACTGAAGCATTATTAGCAAAAGCATATTATTTACATGAAGTAGGAGGAACGCTTCAAGCATTGTCTCAACATGTAAATATTTCTATAGATAAATTGGAAGCATTGAGTTTTATAAAAATCTTCCCTAATAATTTATTACCAGTAACTTTGGGAAATATTGTTGGTGGATTATTTTTTGTTGGTGTAATTGGCTTTATGTCACATAAAACAGATATGAAAAAATAA
- a CDS encoding EF-hand domain-containing protein, giving the protein MKTLRIAAISVALCSFLVAQNTPNKGPMPFSSFDLNNDGVITSEEFYKVRNDRMTQKAQQNMPMRNAANAPAFESMDKNKDGKITKEEFTEFRLDRMKNNMKNKGQGMGMQQGKGMGMMNNK; this is encoded by the coding sequence ATGAAAACATTAAGAATTGCTGCAATAAGTGTAGCACTTTGTTCATTTTTAGTTGCCCAAAATACACCAAATAAAGGGCCAATGCCATTTAGTTCATTTGATTTAAATAATGATGGAGTTATTACTTCAGAGGAGTTTTATAAAGTTAGAAATGACAGAATGACACAAAAAGCTCAACAAAACATGCCAATGAGAAATGCTGCAAATGCTCCAGCATTTGAATCTATGGATAAAAACAAAGATGGAAAAATAACAAAAGAAGAGTTCACTGAATTTAGACTTGATAGAATGAAAAACAACATGAAAAACAAAGGGCAAGGTATGGGTATGCAGCAAGGCAAAGGTATGGGTATGATGAATAATAAATAA
- a CDS encoding hydrogenase 4 subunit F codes for MEIQELLIILMLIPFVASIIIWFAPNNYKVLSILHVLGAILNAVVGLSIVSSVINGQTYFVFNDMFFIDSLGAVFISLISVTGLLVNLYSVKYMQWELDHKHLEVKDTKLFFSLFHLFVFTMTFSVLANNIALMWVGIEATTLSSVFMVALNKNKKSTETGWKYIVICSIGLAFALYATVLLYSAGFNVIHDSHSAMLWTTLIAHAKDIDQYALKLIFIFALIGFGTKAGLAPTHTWLPDVHSEGPAPSSAMLSGILLKCAILGLIRYYAVTGNSLAGFEYVQSLMIISGLITIFIASFFLLVQHDVKRMFAYHSIAHMGVIAFGLGVGGPIGLFAALFHALAHSVTKALAFCVTGNMIQVYGTRDMTKMGGLIKIAPITAILFGIAVCSLVGVPGFAIFVSEFLMIKQSIIGNLNIEVTLFIIGLIIIFIADFSHFNLATFGESRSKVLTNELPLSANLPLIGLAALILIFGLFTVSPWVTLLKNAVNIIIGI; via the coding sequence ATGGAAATTCAAGAATTATTAATTATATTAATGCTTATTCCTTTTGTAGCATCAATTATTATTTGGTTTGCCCCAAATAACTATAAAGTATTAAGTATTCTTCATGTGCTAGGAGCAATTTTAAATGCAGTTGTAGGATTAAGTATAGTATCAAGTGTAATAAATGGACAAACATATTTTGTTTTTAATGATATGTTTTTTATAGATTCATTAGGTGCTGTATTTATTAGTCTTATTTCAGTTACTGGCTTATTAGTAAATTTATATTCAGTTAAATATATGCAATGGGAATTAGATCATAAACATTTAGAAGTTAAAGATACAAAACTATTCTTTAGTTTGTTTCATCTTTTTGTTTTTACAATGACTTTTTCTGTATTAGCTAATAATATTGCATTAATGTGGGTTGGAATTGAAGCTACAACATTATCTTCTGTATTTATGGTTGCGTTAAATAAAAATAAAAAATCAACTGAGACTGGGTGGAAATATATTGTTATTTGTAGTATTGGTTTAGCATTTGCTTTATATGCAACAGTTTTACTTTATAGTGCAGGTTTTAATGTAATTCATGATAGCCATAGTGCAATGTTATGGACAACATTAATTGCACATGCAAAAGATATTGATCAATATGCATTAAAACTTATATTTATTTTTGCATTAATTGGTTTTGGTACAAAAGCAGGACTTGCACCAACTCATACTTGGTTGCCAGATGTTCACTCTGAAGGACCAGCACCATCTTCAGCTATGCTTTCAGGAATACTTTTAAAATGTGCAATTTTAGGACTTATTAGATATTACGCTGTTACAGGTAATTCACTTGCAGGATTTGAATATGTACAATCTTTGATGATTATAAGTGGTCTTATAACTATTTTTATTGCATCATTTTTCTTGCTTGTTCAACACGATGTAAAAAGAATGTTTGCATATCACTCAATTGCACATATGGGTGTAATTGCTTTTGGTTTGGGTGTTGGTGGACCAATAGGTCTTTTTGCAGCACTTTTTCATGCTTTAGCACACTCAGTAACAAAAGCTTTGGCTTTTTGTGTTACTGGAAATATGATTCAAGTATATGGAACAAGAGATATGACAAAAATGGGTGGTTTAATTAAAATAGCTCCTATTACTGCAATACTATTTGGTATTGCTGTTTGTTCTCTTGTTGGGGTACCTGGCTTTGCAATATTTGTAAGTGAGTTTTTGATGATTAAACAATCAATTATTGGTAATTTAAATATTGAAGTTACACTATTTATTATTGGTTTGATTATTATTTTTATTGCAGACTTTTCTCACTTTAATCTTGCAACATTTGGTGAAAGTAGATCAAAAGTATTAACAAATGAGTTGCCATTAAGTGCAAACTTACCATTAATTGGTCTAGCTGCATTAATTTTAATCTTTGGATTGTTTACAGTTAGTCCTTGGGTTACATTACTTAAAAATGCAGTAAATATTATTATAGGAATATAA
- a CDS encoding NADH-quinone oxidoreductase subunit B family protein: MSKTYVVPEEIKSTNNLESKLEHLKNIKRSFNVYRVDCGSCNGCEIEIFAAITPMWDPERFGFKLVASPRHADILLCSGPVTRQMYYPLLRAYESTPDPKVVVAIGACGSSGGIFHDAYSVWGGVDKVIPVDVYIPGCPPHPATIIHGLASALGILEQKLEYKEHTEDSDVAIEVEDSLLGNILFERDVLVESKRLMSYFFGRKLYAKYINALKKSTDIKDIKKTKEVINIYSSEEEDSRYEECMKRLHNNVYLKYMKQFAPIKDEYKFII; this comes from the coding sequence ATGAGTAAAACATATGTAGTACCAGAAGAGATAAAAAGTACAAATAATCTTGAATCAAAACTTGAACATTTAAAAAATATCAAAAGAAGTTTCAATGTATATAGAGTGGATTGTGGTTCTTGTAATGGTTGTGAAATTGAAATTTTTGCAGCTATTACACCAATGTGGGATCCTGAAAGATTTGGGTTCAAACTTGTAGCTAGTCCAAGACATGCAGATATTTTACTTTGTTCAGGACCTGTTACTAGACAAATGTACTATCCACTTTTAAGAGCATATGAATCAACTCCTGATCCAAAAGTAGTAGTAGCAATTGGTGCTTGTGGTTCTAGTGGAGGAATATTTCATGATGCATATAGTGTATGGGGAGGAGTAGATAAAGTCATTCCTGTTGATGTTTATATTCCAGGATGTCCTCCTCATCCAGCAACAATTATTCATGGATTAGCTAGTGCACTTGGAATATTAGAACAAAAATTAGAATATAAAGAACATACTGAAGATAGTGATGTAGCAATTGAAGTTGAAGATTCATTACTTGGAAATATCCTTTTTGAAAGAGATGTTTTAGTTGAGTCAAAAAGATTAATGAGTTATTTTTTTGGTAGAAAGCTTTATGCAAAATATATTAATGCACTAAAAAAATCAACTGATATTAAAGATATTAAAAAAACTAAGGAGGTAATTAATATATATAGTAGTGAAGAAGAAGATTCAAGATATGAAGAGTGTATGAAAAGACTTCATAATAATGTTTATTTAAAATATATGAAACAGTTTGCACCTATAAAAGATGAATATAAATTTATAATATAA
- a CDS encoding hydrogenase maturation protease: protein MRKAILTIGNTLRGDDGVTTYLGKLIEAEDSLDWEIFYGEDVPESQFHKIREFNPDLVVVADAITGMRIGQVEVIDISNDVDYMYSTHNLPAPILMSYLKGFCKSVLFLGLTVDLENVLEVNENISKEAQVTAESALKKVLEIDSIF, encoded by the coding sequence ATGAGAAAAGCGATTCTTACAATAGGAAATACATTAAGAGGTGACGATGGAGTCACTACATATTTAGGAAAGCTAATTGAGGCTGAAGATTCTTTAGATTGGGAAATATTTTATGGAGAAGATGTACCTGAGAGTCAATTTCATAAAATTAGAGAATTTAATCCTGATTTAGTTGTGGTTGCAGATGCAATAACGGGAATGAGAATAGGACAAGTGGAAGTTATTGATATAAGTAATGATGTAGATTACATGTATTCAACACATAATCTTCCGGCTCCGATATTAATGAGTTATTTAAAAGGATTTTGTAAAAGCGTTCTTTTTTTAGGACTTACAGTAGATTTAGAAAATGTATTAGAGGTTAATGAGAATATATCAAAAGAAGCTCAAGTCACTGCAGAAAGTGCTTTGAAAAAGGTTCTTGAGATTGATTCGATTTTTTGA
- the yedF gene encoding sulfurtransferase-like selenium metabolism protein YedF, which produces MNLQKRQFMQNTLNKTVFIKSDKIGEGELGLMLTKGFLTAMSQQENLPEQIILVNSAILLATANENDEVLAILKDLEKKGVEIYSCGTCLDFYVKRDDLKVGKAGNANDIINALLNTNTVSL; this is translated from the coding sequence ATTAACTTACAAAAAAGGCAATTTATGCAAAATACATTAAATAAAACTGTTTTTATAAAATCAGATAAAATTGGTGAGGGTGAATTAGGTTTAATGCTTACAAAAGGTTTTTTAACTGCAATGAGTCAACAAGAAAACTTACCAGAACAAATTATTCTTGTAAATAGTGCAATTTTACTAGCAACAGCAAATGAAAATGATGAAGTTTTAGCAATACTAAAAGATTTAGAAAAAAAAGGTGTAGAGATTTATTCTTGTGGAACTTGTTTAGATTTTTATGTAAAAAGAGATGATTTAAAAGTTGGAAAAGCAGGTAATGCAAACGATATTATAAATGCACTTTTAAATACAAATACTGTTAGTTTGTAA